A portion of the Misgurnus anguillicaudatus chromosome 16, ASM2758022v2, whole genome shotgun sequence genome contains these proteins:
- the apbb2a gene encoding amyloid beta precursor protein binding family B member 2 isoform X1, with protein MMSLQKPPLRRSASSIESTNHNSSLLTAPTSLNLRSSHNQQLNCDTIKEGVVAVCKETQSSVAPPKSRQKYALTNMHNAMGLSQNPAPSTQSHGRSAPTKSASSSSLYCSSAISLSFSTSNPKLAKNGTNLQLKEEQLDLNKNKNHNDVMCRSSCDWLEGKDNQKNPAFRRRTKSFLEYHRVEEVSSSPEKDLNTQEEKHILSNMEVQTWAKENHVEAHLTLPQNHLLLLASEEEQSLKPVDVYEHTLHPNNERASHGPADKGGSPDRVRLQVQMNPPYMFHLGLRGEEADASAGRRAQPEKQVEEEEEEEDSSWTTLSQETPSVETPQETSGLWEERLHVEDAPQEYFWQDSAQRNTSTACDTHAELKIEPVLQMDREVKEVCLSLPPSKAQSERPSSIVSDSSVEPVPSPAASSLSSSSLCYETMGRAASFLNNNYLNLTETSEPREREDQREKEREGTREIERERQQNRECLGAHGGPYSFINHRAQVSTGPADTVIPINDMDTQVFWVHYLGWLEVRDVEVMSRKSSAVINDCIQHLQREHEQTGDKAEGEAMLLVLQDVTLTLMDPIDHTLLHSLPISCMHVWGVGRGLSRDFAYVARDKNTLVLKCHVFQCDGPAQSIASSLTQICSKIMAERRSLDSAAGSKSQMSSEVPLRVEFPTPKTDLQQSFHVLYLGTTSVLRPIGMDMINGAIEGLMSSAGKEDWTPVLLNVADATVTVFKEKEEEEEVLVECRVRFLSFMGVGRDVHTFGFIMDTGNQHFLCHVFWCEPNAGSVSEAVQSACVLRYQKCLGKRSSSSPPPVDSITRRVTSSVKRGVQSIIDTLKKKPAPEVPHQ; from the exons ATGATGTCACTGCAAAAACCTCCCCTGAGACGCAGCGCATCTTCCATagaatcaaccaatcacaacaGTTCTTTGTTGACCGCTCCCACTTCCCTCAATTTACGCTCATCACACAACCAGCAGCTAAACTGTGACACAATTAAGGAAGGCGTGGTTGCGGTATGCAAGGAAACGCAAAGTTCAGTGGCCCCTCCAAAGAGTCGTCAAAAATACGCTCTTACGAATATGCATAACGCCATGGGTCTGAGCCAAAACCCCGCCCCTTCAACCCAAAGCCACGGCAGATCTGCCCCAACCAAATCCGCCTCTTCTTCGTCTCTCTATTGCTCATCTGCGATTTCTCTCTCATTTTCAACATCCAATCCCAAACTGGCTAAAAACGGAACCAACCTTCAACTCAAAGAAGAACAGCTGGACCTCAACAAAAACAAGAACCACAACGATGTCATGTGCAGGAGCAGCTGTGATTGGCTGGAAGGAAAAGACAACCAGAAGAACCCTGCATTTAGAAGAAGAACCAAGAGTTTTCTAGAATACCATCGAGTGGAGGAAGTATCCAGCAGCCCAGAGAAAGACCTAAACACGCAGGAGGAGAAGCACATCCTCTCTAACATGGAGGTGCAGACCTGGGCCAAAGAGAACCACGTGGAGGCCCACCTCACCCTACCGCAGAACCACCTGCTCTTGCTGGCCAGTGAGGAGGAGCAGAGCCTCAAACCGGTGGATGTTTACGAGCACACGCTTCACCCAAACAATGAGCGGGCGAGCCACGGGCCGGCAGATAAAGGAGGTTCTCCGGACAGAGTCAGACTGCAAGTCCAAATGAATCCGCCGTACATGTTTCATCTGGGGCTGAGAGGTGAAGAGGCTGATGCCTCAGCTGGACGACGTGCACAACCTGAAAAACAggtggaggaagaggaggaagaggaagatTCTAGCTGGACAACACTCTCGCAGGAGACTCCATCTGTTGAAACCCCTCAGGAGACCTCAG GCCTTTGGGAAGAACGTCTACATGTGGAGGATGCGCCGCAGGAGTATTTTTGGCAAGACTCTGCACAAAGAAACACTTCCACAGCCTGTGACACCCATGCTGAACTTAAGATTGAGCCTGTTTTACAAATGGATCGGGAGGTGAAGGAGGTCTGCCTATCTTTGCCCCCCTCTAAAGCTCAAAGTGAG AGGCCCAGCAGTATAGTGTCAGACAGTTCTGTAGAGCCTGTTCCCTCACCAGCAGCTTCCTCACTCTCTTCTTCCTCACTGTGTTATGAAACGATGGGACGAGCTGCCTCGTTCCTTAACAACAACTATctg AACCTAACAGAGACATCTGAgcccagagagagagaggatcaaagagagaaagagagagaagggACGAGAGAGATCGAGCGAGAGAGACAACAAAACAGGGAGTGTTTGGGAGCACATGGTGGACCATACAGCTTCATTAACCACAG AGCCCAAGTTTCCACCGGCCCAGCAGACACGGTCATACCCATCAATGACATGGACACACAG GTGTTCTGGGTACATTATCTGGGCTGGTTGGAGGTTCGAGATGTTGAGGTGATGTCCAGAAAGAGCAGCGCTGTGATCAATGACTGTATCCAGCACCTGCAGCGGGAACACGAGCAGACCGGAGATAAAGCTGAG GGTGAAGCGATGCTGTTGGTTCTGCAGGACGTCACTCTTACTCTGATGGACCCTATTGATCACACCCTCCTTCACTCTCTGCCAATCAGCTGCATGCATGTGTGGGGAGTGGGGCGGGGCCTCAGCAG GGACTTTGCATATGTGGCCCGAGACAAGAACACACTTGTATTAAAATGTCACGTTTTTCAATGTGATGGTCCTGCACAATCCATCGCCAGCAGTCTGACACAGATCTGTTCAAAG ATTATGGCTGAGAGGAGGAGTTTGGATTCTGCAGCTGGATCTAAATCTCAGATGAGTTCTGAGGTTCCTTTGAGAG TAGAGTTTCCAACACCAAAGACAGACCTACAGCAGAGCTTTCATGTGTTGTACCTGGGGACGACCTCAGTCCTGAGACCTATAG GCATGGACATGATCAACGGGGCGATCGAGGGTCTGATGTCCAGTGCAGGAAAAGAGGACTGGACTCCCGTCCTGCTAAACGTCGCCGATGCCACCGTTACTGTCTTCAAAGAGAAG gaggaggaagaagaggTTTTAGTGGAGTGCCGTGTGCGCTTTCTCTCCTTCATGGGTGTTGGCCGTGATGTCCACACATTTGGGTTTATCATGGATACTGGAAACCAGCACTTCCTGTGTCACGTGttctggtgtgaacccaacGCTGGAAGTGTGTCAGAGGCTGTGCAGTCGGCTTGCGTG
- the apbb2a gene encoding amyloid beta precursor protein binding family B member 2 isoform X2 — protein MMSLQKPPLRRSASSIESTNHNSSLLTAPTSLNLRSSHNQQLNCDTIKEGVVAVCKETQSSVAPPKSRQKYALTNMHNAMGLSQNPAPSTQSHGRSAPTKSASSSSLYCSSAISLSFSTSNPKLAKNGTNLQLKEEQLDLNKNKNHNDVMCRSSCDWLEGKDNQKNPAFRRRTKSFLEYHRVEEVSSSPEKDLNTQEEKHILSNMEVQTWAKENHVEAHLTLPQNHLLLLASEEEQSLKPVDVYEHTLHPNNERASHGPADKGGSPDRVRLQVQMNPPYMFHLGLRGEEADASAGRRAQPEKQVEEEEEEEDSSWTTLSQETPSVETPQETSGLWEERLHVEDAPQEYFWQDSAQRNTSTACDTHAELKIEPVLQMDREVKEVCLSLPPSKAQSERPSSIVSDSSVEPVPSPAASSLSSSSLCYETMGRAASFLNNNYLNLTETSEPREREDQREKEREGTREIERERQQNRECLGAHGGPYSFINHRAQVSTGPADTVIPINDMDTQVFWVHYLGWLEVRDVEVMSRKSSAVINDCIQHLQREHEQTGDKAEGEAMLLVLQDVTLTLMDPIDHTLLHSLPISCMHVWGVGRGLSRDFAYVARDKNTLVLKCHVFQCDGPAQSIASSLTQICSKIMAERRSLDSAAGSKSQMSSEVPLREFPTPKTDLQQSFHVLYLGTTSVLRPIGMDMINGAIEGLMSSAGKEDWTPVLLNVADATVTVFKEKEEEEEVLVECRVRFLSFMGVGRDVHTFGFIMDTGNQHFLCHVFWCEPNAGSVSEAVQSACVLRYQKCLGKRSSSSPPPVDSITRRVTSSVKRGVQSIIDTLKKKPAPEVPHQ, from the exons ATGATGTCACTGCAAAAACCTCCCCTGAGACGCAGCGCATCTTCCATagaatcaaccaatcacaacaGTTCTTTGTTGACCGCTCCCACTTCCCTCAATTTACGCTCATCACACAACCAGCAGCTAAACTGTGACACAATTAAGGAAGGCGTGGTTGCGGTATGCAAGGAAACGCAAAGTTCAGTGGCCCCTCCAAAGAGTCGTCAAAAATACGCTCTTACGAATATGCATAACGCCATGGGTCTGAGCCAAAACCCCGCCCCTTCAACCCAAAGCCACGGCAGATCTGCCCCAACCAAATCCGCCTCTTCTTCGTCTCTCTATTGCTCATCTGCGATTTCTCTCTCATTTTCAACATCCAATCCCAAACTGGCTAAAAACGGAACCAACCTTCAACTCAAAGAAGAACAGCTGGACCTCAACAAAAACAAGAACCACAACGATGTCATGTGCAGGAGCAGCTGTGATTGGCTGGAAGGAAAAGACAACCAGAAGAACCCTGCATTTAGAAGAAGAACCAAGAGTTTTCTAGAATACCATCGAGTGGAGGAAGTATCCAGCAGCCCAGAGAAAGACCTAAACACGCAGGAGGAGAAGCACATCCTCTCTAACATGGAGGTGCAGACCTGGGCCAAAGAGAACCACGTGGAGGCCCACCTCACCCTACCGCAGAACCACCTGCTCTTGCTGGCCAGTGAGGAGGAGCAGAGCCTCAAACCGGTGGATGTTTACGAGCACACGCTTCACCCAAACAATGAGCGGGCGAGCCACGGGCCGGCAGATAAAGGAGGTTCTCCGGACAGAGTCAGACTGCAAGTCCAAATGAATCCGCCGTACATGTTTCATCTGGGGCTGAGAGGTGAAGAGGCTGATGCCTCAGCTGGACGACGTGCACAACCTGAAAAACAggtggaggaagaggaggaagaggaagatTCTAGCTGGACAACACTCTCGCAGGAGACTCCATCTGTTGAAACCCCTCAGGAGACCTCAG GCCTTTGGGAAGAACGTCTACATGTGGAGGATGCGCCGCAGGAGTATTTTTGGCAAGACTCTGCACAAAGAAACACTTCCACAGCCTGTGACACCCATGCTGAACTTAAGATTGAGCCTGTTTTACAAATGGATCGGGAGGTGAAGGAGGTCTGCCTATCTTTGCCCCCCTCTAAAGCTCAAAGTGAG AGGCCCAGCAGTATAGTGTCAGACAGTTCTGTAGAGCCTGTTCCCTCACCAGCAGCTTCCTCACTCTCTTCTTCCTCACTGTGTTATGAAACGATGGGACGAGCTGCCTCGTTCCTTAACAACAACTATctg AACCTAACAGAGACATCTGAgcccagagagagagaggatcaaagagagaaagagagagaagggACGAGAGAGATCGAGCGAGAGAGACAACAAAACAGGGAGTGTTTGGGAGCACATGGTGGACCATACAGCTTCATTAACCACAG AGCCCAAGTTTCCACCGGCCCAGCAGACACGGTCATACCCATCAATGACATGGACACACAG GTGTTCTGGGTACATTATCTGGGCTGGTTGGAGGTTCGAGATGTTGAGGTGATGTCCAGAAAGAGCAGCGCTGTGATCAATGACTGTATCCAGCACCTGCAGCGGGAACACGAGCAGACCGGAGATAAAGCTGAG GGTGAAGCGATGCTGTTGGTTCTGCAGGACGTCACTCTTACTCTGATGGACCCTATTGATCACACCCTCCTTCACTCTCTGCCAATCAGCTGCATGCATGTGTGGGGAGTGGGGCGGGGCCTCAGCAG GGACTTTGCATATGTGGCCCGAGACAAGAACACACTTGTATTAAAATGTCACGTTTTTCAATGTGATGGTCCTGCACAATCCATCGCCAGCAGTCTGACACAGATCTGTTCAAAG ATTATGGCTGAGAGGAGGAGTTTGGATTCTGCAGCTGGATCTAAATCTCAGATGAGTTCTGAGGTTCCTTTGAGAG AGTTTCCAACACCAAAGACAGACCTACAGCAGAGCTTTCATGTGTTGTACCTGGGGACGACCTCAGTCCTGAGACCTATAG GCATGGACATGATCAACGGGGCGATCGAGGGTCTGATGTCCAGTGCAGGAAAAGAGGACTGGACTCCCGTCCTGCTAAACGTCGCCGATGCCACCGTTACTGTCTTCAAAGAGAAG gaggaggaagaagaggTTTTAGTGGAGTGCCGTGTGCGCTTTCTCTCCTTCATGGGTGTTGGCCGTGATGTCCACACATTTGGGTTTATCATGGATACTGGAAACCAGCACTTCCTGTGTCACGTGttctggtgtgaacccaacGCTGGAAGTGTGTCAGAGGCTGTGCAGTCGGCTTGCGTG